The sequence TCGGTTCCTCCTCGATTTTGGCATCATGCCCTTGAAATGGCTACTTACCTACTAAACATTCTACCAAGTAAACTTCTCAAAAATATCTCTCCCACTTAAAAACTATACAATCGAACACCCTCTTACTCCCACTTACGTGTTTTTGGGTGCTTATGTTATCCACTATTTCCACCCACCAAAATAAATAAACTAGAAGCCCGATCTACTCCGTGTGTCTTTTTAGGCTACCCTTCTAATCATCGAGGTTATAAATGCTACGACTTATCTACTCACAAAATTATTATATCTCGTCACGTTGTCTTTGATGAAACAACCTTCTCGTTCTCAAAAATACATCCCACAAACACTAATACTTATTCATTTTGTAGTGATGATCCATCTCCTGTTATATCCCAGCGACCCATTCTTCCTAGTCCATCTCATCATCAAACTGGCCCACCTGTTACAAGCCCACCTACCGATCCCATCAGCCCAACATCTATCTCTACTACTACTCCACTTCCCGCCAGCCCAACAAATATTCAATTCAGTCCAAACACTACTCCTCAACCTACTCCCCCTCGATCAACATCACCAAACCCACTCGCTCAGCCCACTACTTCGCCTGACCAGCCCACACACTCTTCTGCTCAGCCCACTCAGTCTACCTCTCCACCTCCAAGCCCAATTCAACCCACTTCCTCTCATGAGTCCAGTCCATTGTCCAACTCTCATTCTGTTATCTCGTCTCCACCCTCCGGTGAACACTCACCTCCTATAGCTCCTACTCGCACCATACACACACGTAGTATGTCTGGTATCTATACTCCAAAAGTTCCCTTCAATCTCGCCACTACTACCACTCTTTCTCCTCTTCCTTCCAATCCTAAAGAAGCATTGGCCGATCCTAATTGGAAACCTGCCATGACCGACGAATATACCGCTTTAGTGAATAATAAAACATGGGTTCTTGTTCCCCGTTTACCTAACATGCAGGTTATTAGATCTATGTGGATTTTCAGGCACAAAATAAGGTCGGATGGTACATTTGAACGATACAAAGCACGCCTAGTCGGCGATGGTCGATCTCAACTTCTAGGCATTGACTGCCACGAGACATTCAGCCCGGTTGTCAAACCGGCAACTATTCGCATGGTCCTTAGCATCGCGGTCTCTAAATCATGGCCTATTCATCAGCTTGACGTTAAAAATGCATTTCTCCATGGTAACCTTAATGAAACAGTGTACATGTACCAACCAATGGGATTTCGCAATTCAAAACACCCGGAtcatgtttgtcttttaaaacgctCATTATATGGTTTAAAGCAAGCCCCTCGGGCTTGGTACCAACGCTTCGCGGATTTTGCTTACACCATTGGTTTCACTCATAGCAAGTGTGACCATTCGTTATTTATTTATCGTAATGGACACGACATCGCTTATTTGTTATTATATGTTGACGACATCGTACTCACCACCTCAAATGATCTATTACGGCAGCAACTTATTTTCGAATGAATTCGCTATGAAAGATTTAGGTCCTTTGCATTCTTTTTTGGGTATTTCGGTGGTTCGTACCAAACAGGGTCTCTTCTTGACTCAACAGGCATACGCGAAGGATATTATCAATCGATCCGGCATTTCAAATTGCAATTCTGTCTCAACACCAGTCGATACTAATGGGAAATTGAGTTCAAAGCAAGGTCGTCCGTATGCCAACATTACTAAATATCGAAGTTTAGCAGGTGCTTTGCAATACCTTACCTTCACGAGACCGGATATTTCCTACGCGGTTCAACAAGTTTGTTTACATATGCACGATCCCAAAGATATACACATGGATGCTTTGAAACGTATTATCCGGTACTTAAAAGGGACCACCGAGCTCGGCATTCATATTACTCGATCTCACTACAAGGAGCTAATCTCCTACACCGACGCTGATTGGGGTGGTTGTCCGGACACTCGAAGATCCACCTCCGGTTATTGTGTTTACTACGGTGATAACCTCATTTCATGGTCTTCTAAACGTCAGACAACCCTATCTCGTTCTAGTGCCGAAGCTGAGTATCGTGGTGTCGCTAACGTAGTAGCCGAGTCATGTTGGCTACGTAATTTGCTTCTTGAGCTTCATTGTCCAATTTCGA comes from Rutidosis leptorrhynchoides isolate AG116_Rl617_1_P2 chromosome 4, CSIRO_AGI_Rlap_v1, whole genome shotgun sequence and encodes:
- the LOC139840979 gene encoding uncharacterized mitochondrial protein AtMg00810-like encodes the protein MKDLGPLHSFLGISVVRTKQGLFLTQQAYAKDIINRSGISNCNSVSTPVDTNGKLSSKQGRPYANITKYRSLAGALQYLTFTRPDISYAVQQVCLHMHDPKDIHMDALKRIIRYLKGTTELGIHITRSHYKELISYTDADWGGCPDTRRSTSGYCVYYGDNLISWSSKRQTTLSRSSAEAEYRGVANVVAESCWLRNLLLELHCPISKATLVFCDNISAIYLSGNPVQHQRTKHIELDIHFVREQVAKGQVRVLHVPTRYQIADIFTKDLPRLLFTEFRSSLRIGKLDASTAGAY